Proteins from one Ananas comosus cultivar F153 linkage group 5, ASM154086v1, whole genome shotgun sequence genomic window:
- the LOC109710686 gene encoding probable 6-phosphogluconolactonase 4, chloroplastic, translated as SNCSKISFLPFLVSSQVPIPPGQVYAINDSLSPEGAADDYETCLKQLVKDGIIALSASSGFPRFDLMLLGMGPDGHIASLFPGHPLINEKERWVTFIKDSPKPPPERITFTFPVINSSAYIAMVVTGAGKASAVLKAFGSEESSADLLLLDLIFAKTKNQQIF; from the coding sequence TCCAACTGCtctaaaatttcttttcttccctttcttGTTTCATCACAGGTTCCAATTCCGCCAGGTCAAGTATATGCAATCAACGATTCTTTATCCCCTGAGGGTGCAGCTGATGACTATGAAACCTGTCTGAAGCAACTTGTCAAGGATGGAATCATCGCACTGTCAGCCTCTTCTGGGTTCCCCAGATTCGATCTCATGCTACTGGGAATGGGCCCGGACGGCCACATTGCCTCTCTCTTCCCTGGGCATCCCCTTATCAACGAGAAGGAGCGGTGGGTTACGTTCATTAAGGACTCGCCAAAGCCGCCGCCGGAGAGAATCACATTTACTTTCCCTGTGATCAACTCTTCTGCATACATTGCAATGGTGGTCACTGGAGCTGGAAAGGCCAGTGCCGTGCTCAAGGCTTTTGGGAGTGAGGAGAGCTCTGCAGATTTGTTGCTGCTTGATCTTATTTtcgcaaaaacaaaaaaccagCAGATTTTTTAA